One genomic segment of Culturomica massiliensis includes these proteins:
- the ftcD gene encoding glutamate formimidoyltransferase: MKKQLIECVPNFSEGNDMNIINQITDAMKTVEGISVIDVDPGKATNRTVVTMVGEPEPVCEAAFRAVKKAAELIDMTKHKGAHPRFGATDVCPLVPVSNITMEETVEYARKLAKRIGDELNIPVYCYESAAYTPERKNLATCRAGEYEALGERLPSEKWHPDFGPRELNAWTAKTGATAVGARNFLVAYNVNLNTTSTRRANAIAFDVRERGRVKREGNPVTGKKVLDENGKQVMIPGTLKSVKAIGWFIEEYGIAQISMNLTDISVTSVHEAFDEVCRKAADRGIRVTGSELVGVIPLQAMLDAGRYFLRKQQRSTGVSDKELIKIAVKSLGLDELYPFDPHKKIIEYILEDEAGKGKKKLIDMNLTDFADETASESPAPGGGSISAYMGALGAALGAMVANLSSHKRGWDDRWEEFSNWAEKGKSYQTELIKLVDEDTNAFNKIMDAFSLPKKTDEEKAARQQAVQEATRYATEVPFKTMNLCYECMSVAKAMAEIGNPNSVTDAGVGALAARAGVMGAFLNVKINAAGLEDKAFAEKIIQEGETIAAKANQLEAEILQIVNSKI, encoded by the coding sequence ATGAAAAAGCAACTAATCGAATGTGTTCCGAATTTCAGCGAAGGAAATGACATGAACATCATCAATCAAATCACCGATGCCATGAAAACCGTAGAGGGAATCAGTGTTATCGATGTTGATCCGGGTAAAGCCACAAACCGTACAGTCGTTACGATGGTCGGAGAACCGGAACCGGTCTGTGAAGCAGCTTTCCGGGCTGTAAAAAAAGCAGCGGAATTGATTGATATGACAAAGCATAAAGGGGCGCATCCCCGATTCGGAGCTACCGATGTGTGTCCTCTGGTACCCGTTTCCAATATTACAATGGAAGAAACGGTGGAATATGCCCGTAAATTAGCAAAACGTATCGGAGATGAACTCAATATACCGGTATACTGTTACGAATCGGCCGCCTATACCCCTGAAAGGAAAAATTTAGCGACCTGTCGTGCCGGCGAATACGAAGCTTTGGGCGAACGCTTACCGAGTGAAAAATGGCATCCGGATTTCGGCCCCCGGGAATTGAATGCCTGGACGGCTAAAACAGGTGCTACAGCCGTAGGTGCCCGTAATTTTTTAGTGGCTTACAACGTAAACTTAAATACCACTTCTACCCGCCGGGCAAATGCCATTGCATTTGATGTCCGCGAACGTGGCCGGGTAAAACGGGAAGGTAATCCTGTTACCGGTAAAAAAGTGCTGGATGAAAACGGTAAACAAGTCATGATCCCGGGTACTTTAAAATCCGTCAAAGCCATCGGCTGGTTTATCGAAGAATACGGTATAGCACAAATTTCTATGAATCTGACAGACATTTCGGTAACATCGGTACATGAAGCTTTTGATGAAGTATGCCGTAAAGCCGCTGACCGGGGAATCAGAGTGACCGGTTCGGAATTGGTAGGCGTTATTCCGTTACAGGCTATGCTGGATGCCGGCCGTTATTTTTTACGCAAACAACAACGCTCTACCGGAGTTTCGGATAAAGAACTGATAAAAATTGCCGTAAAATCTCTGGGATTGGATGAACTCTATCCCTTCGATCCGCATAAAAAAATCATTGAATATATTTTGGAAGACGAAGCCGGAAAAGGTAAAAAGAAACTGATCGATATGAATCTGACTGATTTTGCCGATGAAACGGCTTCCGAATCCCCGGCTCCGGGAGGTGGTTCGATTTCCGCCTACATGGGGGCTTTGGGAGCAGCTCTGGGAGCCATGGTTGCTAACCTCTCTTCTCACAAACGGGGTTGGGACGATCGTTGGGAAGAATTCAGCAACTGGGCCGAAAAAGGCAAATCTTACCAAACGGAACTGATTAAATTAGTCGATGAAGATACCAATGCATTCAATAAAATCATGGATGCTTTCAGTCTTCCCAAGAAGACCGACGAAGAAAAAGCTGCCCGTCAGCAAGCCGTACAGGAGGCAACCCGTTATGCGACAGAAGTGCCGTTTAAAACCATGAACCTGTGTTATGAATGCATGTCGGTGGCAAAAGCTATGGCTGAAATCGGTAATCCGAACTCCGTAACGGATGCGGGAGTCGGTGCACTGGCAGCCCGTGCCGGCGTTATGGGAGCCTTCTTAAATGTAAAAATCAATGCTGCCGGTCTGGAAGACAAGGCATTCGCCGAAAAAATCATTCAGGAAGGAGAAACGATTGCCGCCAAAGCCAATCAACTGGAAGCCGAAATCCTGCAAATCGTAAATTCAAAAATCTGA
- the hutI gene encoding imidazolonepropionase produces the protein MKTLITNIKQLVQVEKEPRTWVAGKDMAHLECIENAYLLVEDQKIAAFGKMETLNKEAIEKGTDFLKEVDATGRLVLPSFCDSHTHLVYAGSREIEYIDKIRGLSYEEIARRGGGILNSAERMRKASEEELFDSALARIEEIAAFGTGAVEIKSGYGLETESELKMLRVIRRLKEATPLLIKSTFLGAHAVPAEYRNDQTGYVNTIINEMIPAIAAEELADYIDVFCDKGFFTVEDTDRMLNAGMKYGMRAKIHANELDYSGGVQVGVKYNAVSVDHLEYIGPEEIECLLESETMPTVLPGAAFFLNMPYSPVRKMIEAGLPVALASDYNPGSSPSGNMKFIMSLGCINYKMLPEEVIHATTINSAYAMGVEEEAGSIAVGKQANFYITKPIPGIEYLPYAYTSNLIDTVFLKGEEF, from the coding sequence ATGAAAACACTGATTACGAATATAAAACAATTAGTACAGGTAGAAAAAGAACCCCGGACTTGGGTTGCCGGCAAGGATATGGCACACCTGGAATGTATCGAAAACGCATATTTGCTGGTTGAAGACCAGAAAATCGCTGCTTTCGGAAAAATGGAGACTTTGAATAAAGAAGCCATTGAAAAAGGGACTGATTTCTTAAAAGAAGTCGATGCGACGGGACGATTGGTTTTACCATCCTTCTGTGATTCGCACACCCATCTGGTATATGCAGGCAGCCGGGAAATCGAGTATATCGATAAAATCAGGGGATTATCTTATGAAGAAATAGCCAGGCGAGGCGGTGGCATACTGAATTCGGCCGAGCGGATGCGTAAAGCTTCCGAAGAGGAATTATTCGATTCGGCCCTGGCCCGGATCGAAGAGATTGCTGCATTCGGAACCGGTGCTGTAGAGATTAAAAGCGGATACGGTCTGGAAACCGAAAGTGAATTGAAAATGCTTCGTGTCATCCGGCGTTTGAAAGAAGCAACTCCGCTCCTGATCAAATCCACTTTTTTGGGTGCACATGCCGTGCCTGCTGAATACCGCAATGACCAAACCGGATACGTAAACACAATTATCAACGAGATGATTCCGGCTATCGCTGCAGAGGAATTGGCGGATTATATCGACGTATTCTGTGACAAGGGATTTTTTACCGTGGAAGATACAGACCGTATGTTAAATGCAGGTATGAAATACGGAATGCGTGCGAAGATACATGCCAACGAACTGGATTATTCGGGGGGGGTACAAGTCGGAGTAAAATACAATGCCGTTTCTGTAGATCATCTGGAATACATCGGTCCCGAAGAAATCGAATGCCTGTTGGAAAGTGAAACTATGCCGACAGTATTGCCGGGAGCAGCCTTTTTCCTGAATATGCCGTACTCGCCGGTCCGGAAAATGATTGAGGCCGGACTACCGGTTGCTTTGGCCTCCGATTACAATCCAGGGTCCTCTCCTTCCGGAAACATGAAATTTATCATGTCTTTGGGATGTATCAATTACAAGATGCTCCCCGAAGAAGTCATCCATGCTACGACTATCAATTCCGCTTACGCAATGGGTGTCGAGGAAGAAGCCGGGAGTATTGCCGTCGGTAAACAGGCCAATTTTTACATCACCAAGCCGATCCCCGGTATCGAATATCTTCCTTACGCATACACCAGCAATTTGATCGATACCGTATTCTTAAAAGGAGAAGAATTTTAA
- the rodA gene encoding rod shape-determining protein RodA, with protein sequence MNRQNELIKNIDWLSIFLYVVLVFMGWLNIYAAVYDDNHSSILDISQKYGKQLIWISASFVLGFFILLTDSKFFTAFSFVLYGLMIGLLVSVLLFGHEVNGARSWFQIGDIRIQPAEFGKFATALAVANVMSRHGFKMMRFSSLLQIGLLLFIPAALIILQNDTGSALVYSAFLLVMYREGLHGSILLLFFITIVLFIFTLLYTPLTVLIIIIASTMIAFFYYRQNKGELYRVFIFLTGCFLFLMFIRWLFDLPFSEERLLLYSYLVTNIVAIYFIYKRKMKHILFIVLASWLCIGATIMVDYAFDKLQPHQKDRINNLLGIETDLTGAGYNVNQSKIAIGSGGFFGKGYLQGTQTKYNFVPEQSTDFIFCTVGEEWGFIGSTVVILLFLAFILRIINLAERQRSDFSRVYGYAVACILFFHVAVNIGMTIGIAPVIGIPLPFFSYGGSSLWAFTILIFIFLRLDANRLQVFS encoded by the coding sequence ATGAACAGACAGAATGAACTGATAAAAAACATCGACTGGCTCTCCATATTTTTATATGTCGTGTTGGTTTTTATGGGATGGTTGAATATCTATGCCGCAGTATACGATGATAATCACAGCAGCATACTGGATATATCCCAGAAATACGGTAAACAGTTGATCTGGATCAGTGCTTCATTTGTATTGGGGTTCTTTATTTTATTGACAGACAGTAAGTTTTTTACAGCCTTTTCTTTTGTATTGTACGGGTTGATGATCGGTCTTTTGGTATCCGTATTACTCTTTGGACACGAAGTTAACGGTGCCCGTTCCTGGTTTCAAATCGGCGATATACGGATACAACCGGCCGAATTCGGAAAATTTGCCACGGCATTGGCCGTCGCGAACGTAATGAGTCGGCATGGCTTTAAAATGATGCGATTCAGTAGTTTGCTGCAAATCGGACTTCTTCTGTTTATCCCGGCAGCATTGATTATTTTGCAGAACGATACGGGCTCGGCTTTGGTATACAGTGCATTTTTATTAGTCATGTACCGGGAAGGATTACACGGATCGATTCTGCTCCTGTTCTTTATCACCATAGTTCTGTTTATTTTTACATTGTTATATACTCCCCTGACGGTATTGATCATCATCATAGCCTCCACAATGATCGCATTCTTTTATTACCGGCAAAACAAGGGCGAACTGTACCGGGTATTTATCTTTCTGACCGGGTGTTTCCTGTTTTTGATGTTTATCCGCTGGCTGTTTGATCTGCCGTTTTCGGAAGAACGTTTGCTGCTCTACTCCTATCTGGTGACAAATATTGTAGCTATCTATTTCATATACAAAAGGAAAATGAAGCACATACTGTTCATTGTATTGGCTTCCTGGCTATGTATCGGAGCCACCATTATGGTCGACTATGCATTCGATAAGCTTCAACCCCACCAAAAGGACCGTATCAACAATCTGCTCGGTATTGAAACGGATTTGACCGGAGCCGGCTACAATGTAAACCAATCCAAAATAGCCATCGGTTCGGGTGGCTTTTTCGGCAAAGGCTATCTGCAGGGTACCCAGACAAAGTACAATTTCGTGCCGGAACAAAGTACCGATTTCATTTTCTGCACCGTCGGCGAAGAATGGGGCTTTATCGGAAGCACCGTTGTTATACTGTTATTCCTGGCTTTTATATTACGGATTATCAACCTGGCCGAGCGTCAACGCTCCGATTTTTCCCGGGTCTACGGATATGCTGTTGCGTGTATTCTCTTTTTTCATGTGGCCGTTAACATCGGTATGACAATCGGTATTGCTCCGGTTATCGGGATTCCCTTGCCCTTCTTCAGTTATGGAGGTTCTTCTTTATGGGCATTTACAATACTGATTTTTATATTTTTACGTTTGGATGCAAATCGGTTGCAGGTATTCAGTTAA
- the mrdA gene encoding penicillin-binding protein 2, whose translation MNKFSHRKAVISGLIVFVFGIYIIQLFKLQVIDESYKLSAINNSQRVETQYPARGLIYDRNHKLLVYNQAAYDLMVIPRQVKNFDTLELISILGIPKEVLVKNMEKCKRYSRYKASILISQITDNKYAKLQEKLYKYPGFFIQTRTLRKYNVAHSADVFGYIGEVSQSQIEKDSSYTSGDYIGVNGLEKSYEKILRGTKGKRILLVDNYNRIKGSYKNGEYDIPAVVGGDLTTTLDIDLQEYAYRLMQNKKGGIIAIEPSTGEILLKVSSPGYDPQFLVGLERSENYRKLQQDPNLPLFDRTVTATYPPGSIFKTIQGLIGLQEGVITPATQYECHRGNSFNGQFMKCHGHASPLDLKGGIQNSCNPYFVNVFRRILENNKYANVREAYGKWRDYVLEFGLGQRICPDFMNESSGSIPTQAYYDKVFRTHNWYYTYIMSLSIGQGELLITPLQMANIVTCIANRGSYLTPHIVRPADPEHRARIVRHDLNIRKEYFDVIADAMEEAVKGGTARVAACDSVTVCGKTGTIQNPHGLDHSAFFAFAPKVNPKIAILVYVENGEWGSTYGAPIAGLLIEKYLTGKISSRKMALEKKMLEADLIHTPVKKTTDKREEAED comes from the coding sequence ATGAACAAATTCTCACATAGAAAGGCTGTTATTTCCGGATTGATTGTTTTCGTATTCGGGATATATATTATTCAGTTATTCAAATTACAGGTAATTGATGAATCCTATAAGCTTTCAGCCATCAACAATTCACAACGGGTGGAAACCCAATATCCGGCCAGAGGATTGATTTATGACCGGAACCATAAATTATTGGTATACAATCAGGCTGCTTATGACTTGATGGTCATTCCCCGTCAGGTAAAAAATTTCGATACGCTGGAACTGATCTCCATACTGGGAATACCGAAAGAAGTTTTGGTAAAAAACATGGAAAAATGTAAACGGTATTCCCGTTATAAAGCATCCATCTTAATTTCCCAGATCACGGATAACAAATACGCCAAACTTCAGGAAAAACTGTATAAATATCCCGGTTTTTTTATCCAGACCAGAACCCTGCGCAAATACAACGTAGCTCATTCTGCAGATGTATTCGGCTATATCGGAGAAGTCAGTCAGAGCCAAATTGAAAAAGACAGCAGTTATACTTCCGGCGACTATATCGGAGTAAACGGCTTGGAGAAAAGTTACGAAAAGATTTTGCGGGGAACCAAAGGAAAACGAATCTTATTGGTGGATAATTATAACCGCATCAAAGGTTCCTACAAAAACGGAGAATACGATATTCCGGCAGTTGTCGGCGGCGACCTGACGACGACACTGGATATCGACTTACAGGAATATGCTTACCGGCTGATGCAAAATAAGAAAGGCGGGATCATTGCCATAGAACCTTCAACCGGAGAAATCTTACTGAAAGTATCCAGCCCCGGTTACGACCCGCAATTTCTGGTCGGTCTGGAGCGAAGTGAAAACTACCGGAAATTACAACAGGACCCGAATCTGCCATTATTCGACCGTACCGTTACGGCGACCTATCCTCCGGGTTCTATTTTCAAAACGATTCAAGGCTTGATCGGATTGCAGGAAGGTGTAATCACTCCGGCCACCCAATACGAATGTCACAGAGGTAATTCTTTCAACGGGCAGTTTATGAAATGTCACGGACATGCTTCTCCCCTGGATTTGAAAGGAGGAATTCAAAATTCATGTAATCCTTATTTCGTAAATGTATTCCGCCGGATATTGGAGAATAACAAATATGCGAATGTACGGGAAGCGTATGGAAAATGGCGGGATTATGTCCTGGAATTCGGATTGGGACAACGGATTTGTCCGGATTTTATGAACGAATCTTCCGGTTCGATACCGACACAGGCATATTACGACAAAGTGTTCCGCACGCACAACTGGTATTACACTTACATCATGTCCCTTTCCATCGGCCAGGGAGAACTGTTGATCACTCCGCTTCAGATGGCGAATATCGTTACATGTATTGCCAACAGAGGATCTTATCTGACCCCGCATATTGTGCGTCCGGCTGACCCCGAACACCGGGCCAGAATCGTGCGCCACGACTTAAACATCAGAAAGGAATATTTCGATGTCATTGCCGATGCCATGGAAGAGGCTGTCAAAGGCGGAACCGCCCGTGTTGCAGCTTGTGATTCCGTTACCGTATGCGGAAAAACCGGAACAATTCAGAATCCTCACGGACTGGATCACTCGGCATTCTTCGCTTTTGCCCCGAAAGTAAATCCTAAAATCGCCATTTTGGTGTATGTAGAAAACGGAGAATGGGGATCGACATACGGAGCTCCGATTGCAGGATTGCTGATTGAAAAATATTTGACGGGAAAAATCTCTTCCCGGAAAATGGCTTTGGAAAAGAAAATGCTGGAAGCGGATCTGATCCACACCCCGGTCAAAAAAACAACAGATAAACGAGAAGAAGCGGAAGACTAA
- the mreC gene encoding rod shape-determining protein MreC produces MKNIIKLILKYHFTIFFILLEIVAFSMIVQHNRYQRTIFFRQSSSLFCHISSYISDIGEYFNLKAINEKLVAENTGLKNTIEELKSSHPFVSIDTSKSEGDYLYMNARTVNANFNKTKNYITLDKGIVNGIRKEMAVTSRDGVVGIIQNISNTYAVVLPLINTNLKISAKIKKNGYYGSLQWDGNDYRYSYLNDIPFHVDVAQGDTIVTSGFSSIFPEGELIGFVETVDRETANFLTIKVQLATDFGKLSDVYIVDNRKKEEKETLEKVSYDER; encoded by the coding sequence GTGAAAAATATTATAAAACTTATATTAAAGTATCATTTTACTATATTTTTTATACTGTTGGAAATTGTGGCTTTCTCTATGATTGTACAACACAATCGCTATCAGAGAACCATTTTTTTCAGACAGAGCTCTTCCCTGTTTTGTCATATTTCTTCGTATATCTCCGATATCGGGGAATATTTTAATCTGAAAGCGATAAACGAAAAATTAGTTGCAGAGAATACCGGTTTAAAGAATACAATTGAAGAATTGAAATCCTCTCACCCGTTTGTGTCTATAGACACCAGTAAATCCGAAGGAGATTACCTGTATATGAACGCCAGGACGGTCAATGCCAACTTTAACAAAACCAAAAATTACATCACTCTGGATAAAGGCATTGTAAACGGTATACGCAAGGAAATGGCAGTAACTTCCCGGGACGGAGTTGTAGGCATTATCCAAAATATCAGTAATACCTATGCCGTTGTTCTTCCCCTGATCAATACAAATCTGAAAATATCCGCTAAAATAAAGAAAAACGGTTATTACGGTTCCTTACAATGGGACGGTAACGATTACCGGTATTCCTATCTTAACGATATCCCCTTTCATGTTGATGTTGCTCAGGGAGATACAATTGTAACTTCAGGCTTCTCCTCTATTTTTCCCGAGGGGGAATTAATCGGATTTGTAGAAACGGTTGATAGGGAAACCGCCAACTTTCTTACTATAAAAGTACAACTGGCAACTGATTTCGGTAAATTGTCGGATGTGTATATCGTCGATAACCGGAAGAAAGAAGAAAAAGAAACTCTGGAAAAAGTCAGTTATGACGAAAGATAA
- a CDS encoding rod shape-determining protein yields the protein MGLFSFLSQDIAVDLGTANTIIINNDKMVVNEPSIVAIDRRTEKVIAIGEKARQMQGKTHDNIKTIRPLRDGVIADFNAAEQMIRGMIKMANINNKFFSPSLRIVICIPSGSTEVEVRAVRDSSEHAGGRDVYMIYEPMAAALGIGLDVEAPEGNMIVDIGGGTTEIAVISLGGIVTNKSIRIAGDDLTDDIQEYMRHQHNIKIGERTAEEIKIHVGSALSELDEPPADFIVQGPNQMTSLPVEVPVSYQEIAHCLEKSISKIEIAILGALEQTPPELYADIVNKGIYLAGGGALLRGLDKRLSDKLNIPFHIAEDPLRAVARGTGIALKNVDKFSFLIR from the coding sequence ATGGGATTATTTTCATTTTTATCACAAGATATAGCGGTCGACCTGGGTACGGCCAACACCATTATAATAAATAACGACAAGATGGTCGTTAACGAACCTTCTATCGTAGCCATCGACCGTCGCACGGAAAAAGTAATTGCTATCGGAGAAAAAGCCCGGCAAATGCAGGGAAAAACCCATGATAACATAAAAACAATACGCCCATTGAGGGACGGAGTTATCGCCGACTTCAACGCTGCGGAACAAATGATCCGCGGTATGATCAAGATGGCGAATATCAATAACAAATTCTTCTCACCTTCTTTGCGCATCGTTATTTGTATTCCTTCGGGAAGTACCGAAGTGGAGGTACGTGCCGTACGCGACTCTTCCGAACATGCAGGAGGCCGGGATGTATATATGATTTATGAACCGATGGCAGCGGCTTTGGGTATCGGTTTGGATGTTGAGGCTCCGGAAGGTAATATGATCGTAGATATAGGCGGTGGTACGACTGAAATTGCAGTCATTTCACTGGGAGGTATCGTGACCAACAAATCCATCCGTATTGCCGGTGACGATTTGACGGACGATATCCAGGAATATATGCGTCATCAGCACAATATTAAAATTGGAGAACGTACCGCCGAAGAAATCAAAATTCATGTAGGCTCGGCGTTGTCCGAACTGGATGAGCCCCCTGCCGATTTTATCGTACAAGGCCCGAACCAGATGACGTCACTGCCGGTAGAAGTGCCCGTTTCCTATCAGGAAATAGCTCATTGCCTGGAGAAATCCATCTCCAAAATTGAAATTGCCATTCTGGGGGCCCTGGAACAGACTCCTCCTGAGCTATATGCCGACATTGTGAACAAAGGCATTTACCTCGCCGGGGGCGGTGCTTTGTTGAGAGGACTGGACAAACGCTTGTCTGACAAGCTTAATATACCTTTCCACATTGCAGAAGACCCGCTTCGGGCTGTGGCCAGAGGAACAGGAATAGCCTTGAAAAATGTAGACAAGTTCTCATTCCTGATCCGATAA
- the purH gene encoding bifunctional phosphoribosylaminoimidazolecarboxamide formyltransferase/IMP cyclohydrolase, whose translation MKRALISVYDKTGIIDFAKSLNSMGWEIISTGGTSKKLKEEGIKVQDISELTKFPECFDGRVKTLHPNVEGGILAIRDNEHHLKQMHDLGIEPIDIVVCNLYPFKQTVLKPGVSHEEIIENIDIGGPTMIRAAAKNYRFVTVLTDPADYDRVISELQESGDTSAATKELLAAKVFIHTAHYDALIADYFSKKLNIQSPQTLTLTYEKKQDLRYGENPHQAATFYTAIQGTAGTLTAAVQLHGKELSYNNIGDTDGALETLKEFEEPTVVAAKHANPCGVGSAATIAEAYRKAYEADPVSIYGGIVAANREIDRETAEMMARTFLEVIVAPSYSPEALEILSKKKNIRLLQLEDILTKDEKAHKAKTVLGGLLIQDQDTLLLPEDGLKVVSKRQPTEREMEDLLFAWKVVKHTKSNGIAIAKDKCTTGVGPGQVSRIWALENAIRQGGDRIAGSAMASDAFFPFADCVEAAHKAGITAIIQPGGSVRDQESIEAADKYGIAMIFTGMRHFKH comes from the coding sequence ATGAAAAGAGCATTAATAAGCGTTTATGATAAAACAGGAATTATTGATTTTGCCAAGTCACTGAATTCCATGGGTTGGGAAATCATTTCTACCGGAGGAACCTCAAAAAAACTGAAAGAAGAAGGCATTAAAGTTCAGGATATTTCAGAACTGACAAAGTTCCCCGAATGTTTCGACGGTCGAGTAAAGACCTTACATCCTAATGTTGAAGGTGGCATTCTGGCTATCAGAGATAATGAACATCATCTCAAACAGATGCACGATTTAGGAATAGAACCCATCGATATCGTCGTATGTAACCTTTACCCTTTTAAGCAAACGGTTTTGAAACCGGGAGTCTCACACGAAGAAATTATCGAGAACATCGATATCGGCGGTCCGACAATGATACGGGCTGCTGCTAAGAATTACAGATTTGTCACCGTATTGACCGACCCGGCCGATTATGACCGGGTGATTTCCGAATTGCAGGAATCGGGCGATACTTCTGCCGCTACCAAAGAACTGTTGGCGGCAAAAGTATTTATTCATACGGCTCACTACGATGCACTCATCGCCGATTATTTTTCTAAAAAATTAAATATACAGTCTCCGCAAACCTTGACCCTTACCTATGAAAAGAAACAGGATTTACGGTATGGGGAAAATCCGCATCAGGCAGCGACATTCTACACCGCCATACAGGGTACGGCCGGTACGCTGACCGCAGCCGTTCAGCTACACGGAAAAGAATTGTCATATAACAACATCGGTGATACCGACGGAGCACTGGAAACCCTGAAAGAATTTGAAGAGCCGACTGTCGTTGCTGCCAAACATGCCAATCCTTGCGGAGTCGGAAGTGCAGCTACAATTGCCGAAGCCTACCGGAAAGCTTACGAGGCTGATCCGGTTTCCATATATGGCGGTATCGTTGCTGCAAACCGGGAAATAGACCGGGAAACAGCCGAAATGATGGCCCGGACATTTCTGGAAGTAATTGTGGCTCCCTCTTATTCACCGGAAGCTTTGGAAATTTTATCGAAGAAAAAGAATATCCGGTTATTACAACTGGAAGACATATTGACGAAAGACGAAAAAGCACACAAAGCAAAAACCGTATTAGGCGGCCTGCTGATTCAGGATCAGGACACTTTATTGTTACCGGAAGACGGTCTGAAAGTGGTAAGCAAACGGCAACCGACCGAACGGGAAATGGAAGATTTATTGTTTGCCTGGAAAGTTGTAAAGCATACTAAATCGAATGGTATTGCAATTGCAAAAGACAAATGTACGACAGGTGTCGGACCGGGACAAGTAAGCCGAATCTGGGCATTGGAAAATGCAATTCGCCAGGGAGGTGACCGCATTGCCGGTAGCGCCATGGCTTCGGATGCCTTCTTCCCTTTTGCCGATTGTGTTGAAGCTGCACACAAAGCGGGTATCACAGCCATTATCCAGCCCGGAGGTTCCGTTCGGGATCAGGAATCGATAGAAGCTGCCGATAAATACGGCATTGCAATGATATTTACAGGTATGAGACATTTCAAACATTAA